One window from the genome of Vibrio vulnificus NBRC 15645 = ATCC 27562 encodes:
- a CDS encoding AMP-binding protein, with protein sequence MIQPNELSKPQLALPTPSDMILKWAKERPHEVYLKQIINRQFVEFTYSEVADKALRLVTALKELGAEPGDRIALISKNCAEWFICDLAMMLGDYVSVPIFPTAGADTIEYCITHSESKILIAGKLDDAAATQKVIDDLVDVKSIALPYDSAPHCQYQFTTLILQSEPSSDRPQHYDDKLMSLVYTSGTSGLPKGAMLTYGAFSWSVQQLINHIGIQPNDRLFSYLPLAHITERVYIFGSSIMGGVPTAFPESLDTFIEDVKMQRPTLFISVPRLWTLFQQRIQDKLPQKRLNFLLKIPFVSGLIKKKLADGLGLDQARVLGCGSAPVSPALLAWYHSVGLNITEAWGMTESFAYSTLNYPFRADKIGSVGNAGPGIELKIAADDEIMVRGKGLFSGYYKNDIATQEAFDKEGWLHTGDIGRLDAEGYLTIQGRKKDTFKTAKGKFVSPVPIENKLFEYSRVEMMCLIGLGLPAPILLVVPHNFPNFDRDRYERTTKRVIAKMNAELESHEQIKGVLMIKDPWSIDNGILTPTLKIKRHALEQKYHEVGQNWPKDKLVVWEE encoded by the coding sequence ATGATTCAACCTAACGAGTTAAGCAAACCGCAACTTGCTCTCCCTACCCCAAGCGATATGATCCTGAAATGGGCAAAGGAACGCCCACATGAGGTATATCTAAAACAAATCATCAACCGACAGTTTGTTGAATTCACCTATTCAGAAGTGGCCGACAAAGCCCTTCGCTTAGTCACCGCACTCAAAGAACTGGGAGCGGAACCTGGCGATAGAATCGCACTGATCTCTAAAAACTGCGCGGAGTGGTTTATTTGTGACTTAGCCATGATGCTAGGTGACTATGTGAGCGTACCGATTTTCCCAACCGCCGGAGCGGATACGATTGAATACTGCATCACGCACAGTGAAAGTAAAATCCTCATTGCAGGTAAACTTGATGATGCCGCCGCGACTCAGAAAGTGATCGATGATCTAGTGGACGTGAAAAGCATTGCTCTTCCATACGATAGCGCCCCACATTGCCAATACCAATTTACCACGCTCATTTTGCAATCGGAGCCGAGCAGCGACAGGCCTCAGCACTACGACGATAAATTGATGTCACTGGTTTACACCTCGGGAACGTCCGGTCTACCAAAAGGGGCAATGCTCACGTACGGCGCGTTTTCATGGTCTGTTCAGCAGTTAATTAACCATATTGGCATTCAGCCCAACGATCGATTGTTCTCCTATTTGCCACTGGCACATATCACAGAACGCGTCTATATCTTCGGTTCTTCCATTATGGGAGGGGTACCTACCGCCTTCCCTGAATCTTTGGATACCTTTATCGAAGACGTAAAAATGCAGCGTCCAACACTGTTTATTTCTGTACCACGCTTATGGACCTTATTCCAGCAACGTATTCAAGACAAACTGCCCCAAAAACGCCTCAACTTCCTACTCAAAATCCCATTTGTCAGCGGTTTGATTAAGAAGAAGTTGGCCGATGGCCTTGGCCTGGATCAAGCCCGAGTGCTGGGTTGTGGCTCTGCTCCAGTCTCTCCAGCCTTACTCGCGTGGTATCACAGTGTTGGTTTGAACATTACCGAAGCTTGGGGGATGACAGAATCGTTCGCTTATAGCACCTTAAACTACCCCTTTAGAGCCGACAAAATAGGCTCGGTTGGCAACGCAGGGCCCGGTATTGAGCTCAAAATCGCCGCTGATGATGAGATCATGGTTCGTGGCAAGGGGCTATTTTCTGGATACTACAAAAACGACATTGCCACTCAAGAAGCTTTTGATAAAGAAGGCTGGCTACACACTGGCGATATTGGTCGACTGGATGCCGAAGGGTATCTCACCATTCAAGGTCGTAAGAAAGACACCTTTAAAACGGCCAAAGGCAAGTTTGTTTCACCTGTCCCTATTGAGAACAAACTCTTTGAATACAGCCGAGTAGAAATGATGTGTTTGATTGGCCTCGGCTTGCCAGCGCCAATCTTATTGGTGGTTCCGCACAACTTCCCGAACTTCGATCGCGATCGCTATGAACGAACGACAAAACGTGTGATAGCCAAAATGAACGCAGAACTCGAATCGCACGAGCAGATCAAAGGGGTGTTGATGATTAAAGACCCTTGGAGTATCGACAATGGCATCCTAACGCCAACGTTAAAAATCAAACGACACGCCTTGGAACAGAAATACCACGAAGTGGGGCAAAATTGGCCAAAAGATAAGCTCGTGGTGTGGGAAGAGTAA